From one Candidatus Hydrogenedentota bacterium genomic stretch:
- the pilO gene encoding type 4a pilus biogenesis protein PilO — protein sequence MLDFFKGTVTAKDWAFVGAVLGITGLLCAGFYFGVYKSQQAKLVTAQETLAETVSELKEARTIRAKFDEFKQEADKATKLVEMFEDRLPEEREIPRLLEQFEKKGDDLGLTVELTQLPSMTDANKETIPYEIIARGDFHEIVQFINLLERDQRYLKVSNLDIGEEIAGISEATFQLSTFRFIQRTDTASVASNEPGK from the coding sequence ATGCTGGACTTCTTCAAAGGGACCGTTACCGCAAAAGACTGGGCCTTCGTCGGCGCGGTGCTCGGGATAACAGGCTTGCTTTGCGCCGGCTTCTATTTTGGCGTGTACAAGTCCCAGCAGGCCAAGCTCGTGACCGCCCAGGAGACCCTGGCCGAGACCGTCAGCGAGCTGAAAGAGGCCCGTACGATTCGGGCCAAGTTCGACGAATTCAAGCAGGAAGCCGACAAGGCGACGAAGCTGGTCGAAATGTTTGAAGATCGCCTTCCGGAAGAGCGCGAGATTCCCCGGCTGCTCGAACAATTCGAAAAGAAGGGCGACGACCTCGGTCTGACGGTGGAGTTGACCCAGCTTCCCTCCATGACCGACGCGAACAAGGAAACCATTCCCTACGAGATCATCGCCCGGGGCGATTTCCACGAGATCGTCCAGTTTATCAACCTGCTGGAGCGCGATCAGCGGTACCTGAAGGTCTCCAATCTTGATATCGGCGAAGAGATCGCCGGCATCTCCGAGGCCACCTTCCAACTCAGTACTTTTCGGTTTATTCAACGTACAGATACTGCGAGCGTAGCGTCCAATGAACCAGGAAAATAA
- the pilM gene encoding type IV pilus assembly protein PilM, producing MLFFKAKKSIGLDIGTHSVKAVQMSRRGGRLCIDEVGYALIDRNQVNADPIVAHAVAVNEALSTMNMKSSQIVGALPGQTVVIRYPRYAEANRDQLAAIVSREAGQNIPYDLNEVSLDWTLLDEVEEAGQRQLKVLLVAAKHEIIDSRVQIMNASELEYSILGVDSLALADAAEACDFLRVGETVALVNIGLTSASIHFVKDGVSNFIRDVNWGARELVHSIAKEIRCDYEEAERRLQEFLSKGPAPVPPAMPVAAPPVIENLESTLSDTAESIQTPDSLSDFGDDPFGIAEEVAPPKKAAAPLGGGSLLDPLDDEFGGITSAAPMGMAEEVEPDMHDIVAGSLNRMVSEIRRSFDYYEHQLYERPVDRLIVSGGIAHSNIVCNILLEELGVESVDIANPLSSALMAGDEMSMGKMTEQPAQFMVAVGLAARGMADL from the coding sequence TTGCTGTTCTTTAAAGCAAAAAAATCGATAGGCCTCGATATTGGCACCCATTCCGTGAAGGCAGTGCAGATGTCGCGACGCGGCGGGCGCCTGTGCATTGACGAAGTGGGCTACGCGTTAATCGACCGGAATCAGGTGAACGCCGATCCCATCGTGGCCCACGCGGTTGCCGTCAATGAGGCCCTTTCCACGATGAATATGAAATCGAGCCAGATCGTGGGCGCCTTGCCGGGTCAAACCGTAGTTATTCGCTATCCCCGTTATGCCGAAGCAAACCGGGATCAGCTTGCGGCGATCGTTTCGCGCGAAGCGGGCCAGAATATCCCCTATGACCTCAATGAAGTGTCGCTGGACTGGACCCTTCTGGACGAGGTCGAAGAAGCCGGGCAGCGCCAGCTCAAGGTGCTTCTTGTGGCGGCCAAGCACGAAATCATCGATTCGCGCGTTCAGATCATGAACGCCAGCGAACTGGAATATTCCATCCTGGGCGTGGATTCGCTGGCGCTGGCCGATGCGGCCGAAGCCTGCGACTTCTTGCGCGTGGGGGAGACCGTGGCGCTCGTCAATATCGGCCTCACCTCCGCCAGTATTCACTTCGTGAAAGATGGGGTTTCCAACTTTATTCGCGATGTAAACTGGGGTGCCCGTGAACTGGTGCATTCCATCGCCAAAGAAATTCGGTGCGACTATGAAGAGGCGGAACGCCGCCTGCAGGAGTTTCTTTCCAAGGGGCCCGCACCGGTGCCGCCCGCCATGCCCGTCGCCGCGCCGCCGGTCATCGAAAATCTGGAAAGCACCCTGAGCGACACCGCGGAATCGATACAGACCCCGGACTCGCTCAGTGATTTTGGCGACGATCCCTTCGGCATTGCCGAAGAGGTTGCCCCTCCGAAAAAAGCAGCCGCGCCCCTGGGTGGAGGCTCCCTGCTTGATCCGCTGGACGATGAGTTTGGCGGAATTACTTCCGCGGCGCCCATGGGCATGGCCGAAGAAGTGGAGCCGGACATGCACGACATCGTAGCGGGTTCGCTCAACCGGATGGTCTCGGAAATACGCCGTTCCTTTGACTACTATGAGCATCAGTTGTACGAGCGCCCCGTGGATCGTCTGATCGTGAGCGGCGGTATCGCGCATTCCAACATAGTTTGCAACATTCTCCTGGAAGAGCTGGGTGTGGAATCGGTTGATATCGCAAATCCGCTTTCCAGCGCATTGATGGCGGGAGACGAGATGTCGATGGGCAAGATGACCGAACAGCCCGCTCAGTTCATGGTGGCCGTGGGTCTCGCGGCGCGTGGGATGGCCGACCTATGA
- a CDS encoding SPASM domain-containing protein has protein sequence MSPLAEHSSETDPLEFFLLGRRIRQGLSKCTQAAEARTGGDVFYLWLQTEPVEGAPTLTSDEWLNIVDEAASLGVNWLVVTLGSLCGERTEIVELCRWAHSTHGMVVCLHTRAGQISTHERQLLRELPPASTFLLVDPERVDDFSDLLDEGVRVCSANPAPSATDGETCEYPHRMIFVDSRGRLYTCGMVSGERDFFLGSVLDGSLDAIMHNPQLPHSVASTDPEAHTRCSGCPPLVAKHLCHK, from the coding sequence GTGAGCCCTCTTGCAGAGCATTCTTCTGAAACCGACCCCCTGGAGTTCTTTCTTCTGGGCCGCAGGATCAGGCAGGGGCTTTCCAAGTGCACCCAGGCGGCCGAGGCACGAACCGGTGGCGATGTGTTTTACCTCTGGCTTCAGACCGAACCGGTGGAAGGCGCGCCCACCCTCACGAGCGACGAATGGCTCAACATTGTGGATGAGGCGGCCTCGCTGGGTGTGAACTGGCTGGTGGTCACACTCGGGTCGCTGTGTGGCGAGCGAACCGAAATCGTCGAGCTCTGCCGTTGGGCCCACAGTACCCACGGCATGGTGGTCTGCCTCCATACCCGCGCCGGACAAATCAGCACCCACGAGCGGCAACTGCTTCGGGAACTCCCCCCCGCGTCCACGTTCCTGCTCGTGGATCCGGAACGTGTGGACGACTTCTCGGATCTCCTTGACGAGGGGGTGCGTGTTTGCAGCGCCAACCCCGCGCCCAGCGCGACCGACGGCGAAACCTGCGAATATCCCCATCGCATGATTTTTGTCGATTCCCGAGGTCGGCTTTATACCTGCGGCATGGTCTCCGGCGAAAGAGACTTCTTCCTGGGCTCCGTGCTGGACGGAAGCCTGGACGCCATCATGCACAACCCCCAGTTGCCCCACTCCGTTGCGTCAACCGATCCCGAGGCCCATACCCGCTGCAGCGGTTGCCCACCGCTGGTTGCCAAGCATCTCTGCCACAAGTAA
- a CDS encoding Nif11-like leader peptide family natural product precursor, whose protein sequence is MSISEALSFIAAVGESPVLQEQINQLRGRDVLERLVELGRERGFDFSVDEYRDAVVSMADGELSDESLEEVLRETGLK, encoded by the coding sequence ATGTCCATATCCGAGGCACTTTCCTTTATCGCGGCGGTTGGAGAATCGCCCGTGTTGCAGGAACAGATCAACCAGTTGCGCGGCAGGGACGTGCTGGAGCGGCTTGTGGAATTGGGCCGCGAGCGGGGTTTCGATTTCAGCGTGGACGAATACCGGGACGCCGTGGTGTCTATGGCCGACGGCGAATTGTCGGACGAGTCACTGGAAGAGGTATTGCGGGAGACGGGCCTGAAGTAG
- a CDS encoding HDOD domain-containing protein, producing the protein MADTPELMVLACQCGQKMKVPADAMGRTFKCVRCAAHVKAAEENTRPLPGVQPAPAPSAPASASAPERSAPTAPSRPSTPPPPSETPDPPRAQEPIGQLLIEAGLITESQLNDALSKQQTDGGKTFEILLALGHLDKDQLHAFLSRQPGIAAIDLSRCNISPELIKLVPKKLAIENLVLPIDQLGKLLTVAMACPLDTATIGVLERATGLKVKAMLCKLEDIHSAVQKYYPERKQFDLTPSAFDNLPGAAAPKEKVEDKLKKWNGMLLSAEQIKTIAEKIAPEEVSLDLVAALALNEPALGATLLRFANSELYSMRGQVDSVPMAVAVLGKPAIERILAKCLEPADPRGLAVIAPWMDICRRTGQIAQELARECKVVGPHAAYSLGLLADLGRIALAMVSPLQYKRIKPQLYGEQLVQAEQRFFTMTHCEAAAAIATEWHYPPSIVRALQFYLSPTDAKESQQLASLLRLASGLANMDGADTDKQMAAFGASLQELGISPAVLARISKG; encoded by the coding sequence GTGGCCGATACCCCGGAACTCATGGTCCTCGCCTGCCAATGCGGGCAGAAAATGAAGGTCCCCGCAGACGCAATGGGGCGCACCTTCAAGTGCGTCCGCTGTGCCGCCCACGTCAAGGCCGCCGAGGAAAACACCCGTCCACTCCCCGGCGTGCAACCGGCCCCCGCGCCTTCCGCGCCGGCATCGGCCTCGGCGCCCGAGCGGAGCGCCCCGACCGCGCCGTCCCGTCCGTCCACGCCGCCGCCGCCCAGCGAGACCCCCGATCCGCCCCGGGCACAGGAGCCCATCGGCCAGCTCTTGATCGAGGCGGGACTGATCACCGAGAGCCAGCTCAACGATGCCCTATCCAAACAGCAGACGGACGGCGGAAAGACCTTCGAAATTCTACTGGCGCTCGGCCACCTTGACAAAGACCAGCTCCACGCTTTCCTTTCGCGCCAGCCGGGCATCGCGGCAATCGACCTTTCCCGCTGCAATATCAGCCCGGAACTGATCAAGCTGGTGCCGAAAAAACTGGCAATTGAGAACCTCGTGTTGCCCATCGACCAGCTCGGCAAGCTGCTCACGGTGGCGATGGCCTGTCCGCTGGACACGGCGACCATCGGCGTACTCGAGCGCGCCACGGGGCTAAAAGTGAAGGCCATGCTGTGCAAGCTCGAGGATATCCACTCGGCGGTGCAAAAGTATTACCCCGAGCGCAAACAGTTCGACCTTACGCCTTCCGCCTTTGACAATCTTCCCGGAGCCGCGGCCCCGAAAGAGAAGGTGGAGGACAAGCTGAAGAAGTGGAACGGCATGCTGCTTTCAGCCGAGCAGATCAAGACGATAGCGGAGAAGATCGCGCCGGAAGAGGTGAGCCTGGATCTGGTGGCGGCCCTGGCCCTCAATGAGCCGGCCCTGGGCGCGACCCTGTTGCGCTTTGCCAATAGTGAACTTTACAGCATGCGCGGGCAGGTAGACAGCGTGCCCATGGCCGTGGCCGTGCTGGGCAAGCCCGCAATCGAGCGGATTCTGGCGAAGTGCCTGGAGCCCGCCGATCCCCGGGGACTCGCCGTGATAGCCCCCTGGATGGATATCTGTCGCCGCACGGGCCAGATTGCCCAGGAGCTTGCCCGGGAGTGCAAGGTGGTGGGGCCCCATGCGGCCTACAGCCTTGGCCTGCTGGCCGATCTCGGTCGCATTGCCCTGGCCATGGTGTCCCCCCTCCAGTACAAGCGCATCAAGCCCCAGTTGTACGGGGAACAACTCGTCCAGGCGGAGCAACGCTTCTTTACGATGACCCATTGCGAGGCGGCGGCCGCGATCGCAACCGAATGGCACTATCCGCCGTCCATCGTTCGCGCCCTGCAGTTCTACCTCTCGCCGACCGATGCGAAGGAATCCCAGCAACTGGCGAGCCTCCTCAGGCTCGCTTCCGGATTGGCGAATATGGACGGCGCCGACACGGACAAACAAATGGCGGCCTTTGGCGCGTCTCTTCAGGAGCTGGGAATATCCCCCGCGGTGCTGGCCCGAATCTCAAAAGGATGA
- a CDS encoding PHP domain-containing protein: protein MSYVDLHLHSLHSDGSDTPSHIVERAVEAGAAAIALTDHDTTAGVAEGRAAAAAAGIGFLSGTEISTHYKFREIHVLGLGVDENNDPLTTALEGLCASRRNRGNIILERLRALGFDLNIEADAAHAPEGAFGRMHIARAMTDAGHVRKPQEAFDRFMNAGGPAYVPKETMPLADAVDLIHGAGGLAFVAHPGLGKTTRKLLPELLAFSFDGIEAYHVSHSPGRVEEFIALARERGLLITGGSDCHGTIKGKALLGSVRTPVPVYEAILDALSR from the coding sequence GTGTCCTACGTCGATCTGCATCTGCACAGCCTCCATTCCGATGGATCCGACACGCCCTCGCATATCGTGGAGCGCGCCGTAGAAGCGGGCGCGGCGGCCATTGCACTGACGGATCACGATACCACCGCCGGCGTGGCGGAGGGGCGGGCCGCGGCGGCGGCGGCGGGGATAGGCTTCCTTTCAGGTACGGAAATCAGCACCCATTACAAGTTTCGAGAGATTCACGTGCTTGGGTTGGGAGTCGATGAGAACAACGACCCGCTGACAACCGCGCTGGAGGGACTCTGCGCATCCCGTCGCAACCGGGGCAACATCATCCTGGAGCGCCTGCGCGCGCTGGGTTTCGATCTGAACATTGAGGCGGATGCGGCCCACGCGCCCGAAGGGGCCTTCGGGCGCATGCATATTGCAAGGGCCATGACGGATGCGGGGCACGTGCGAAAACCGCAGGAGGCCTTCGACCGCTTCATGAATGCCGGCGGCCCGGCTTATGTGCCGAAGGAAACCATGCCCCTGGCCGATGCCGTGGACTTGATTCACGGCGCGGGTGGCTTGGCCTTTGTGGCCCACCCGGGCCTCGGAAAGACGACGCGGAAGCTGCTGCCCGAGCTGCTCGCGTTTTCCTTCGACGGGATCGAGGCGTACCATGTGAGCCACAGCCCCGGCCGTGTCGAAGAATTCATAGCCCTCGCGCGGGAGCGGGGTCTGCTCATTACCGGGGGCAGCGACTGCCACGGCACGATCAAAGGCAAGGCCCTGCTGGGCTCGGTTCGTACCCCCGTCCCGGTCTACGAGGCGATTTTGGACGCGCTGTCGCGTTAA
- the nusB gene encoding transcription antitermination factor NusB: protein MVNPQARRRGRERALQFLFSLDFNGHTCDEKLEDFWVINPVKPGAKQYAEILIRGVSRHLEDLDNEIAASLDNWTPDRIGYVERAVLRIALYEMRHCEDVPDSVAINEALEVTKIFGTEDAPKFINGVLDRLKRKSQTRTA, encoded by the coding sequence GTGGTTAATCCCCAGGCGAGACGGCGCGGTCGCGAGCGCGCCCTCCAGTTTCTTTTCAGCCTCGACTTCAATGGGCACACCTGTGACGAGAAGCTCGAAGATTTCTGGGTGATCAATCCGGTGAAGCCCGGCGCAAAGCAGTATGCCGAGATCCTCATCCGCGGGGTGTCCCGCCATCTGGAGGACCTGGACAACGAGATCGCCGCATCCCTGGACAACTGGACGCCTGATCGCATCGGCTATGTCGAACGCGCCGTGCTGCGTATCGCGCTCTACGAAATGCGTCACTGCGAAGACGTGCCCGATTCCGTGGCTATCAACGAGGCCCTGGAAGTGACCAAGATTTTTGGCACCGAGGATGCCCCGAAATTCATCAATGGCGTGCTGGACCGTTTGAAGCGCAAGTCCCAGACGCGTACCGCGTAA
- the ribE gene encoding 6,7-dimethyl-8-ribityllumazine synthase: MPQVIEGNFQASGKKVALVAGRFNAFITKNLVDGAVDTLVRHGIDDSAITLVWAPGAFEIPLVVKRVAATGAYDAIIALGCVIRGGTPHFDYVAGEAAKGIGQLSLQCNIPILFGVLTTDSIEQAIERAGTKAGNKGADAAMAALEMMSLMEQLDRG, from the coding sequence ATGCCCCAGGTTATAGAAGGAAATTTCCAGGCGTCCGGCAAGAAGGTGGCCCTGGTTGCCGGGCGCTTTAACGCCTTTATCACGAAGAATCTCGTCGATGGCGCGGTGGACACGCTGGTACGCCACGGGATTGACGACAGCGCGATTACGCTGGTGTGGGCTCCGGGCGCCTTCGAGATTCCCCTCGTGGTAAAGCGGGTCGCGGCCACCGGCGCCTACGACGCGATCATCGCCCTGGGCTGTGTCATTCGCGGCGGCACGCCCCACTTCGACTATGTGGCCGGCGAGGCGGCCAAGGGGATCGGCCAGCTTTCGCTCCAGTGCAACATACCGATTTTGTTTGGCGTGCTGACCACCGACAGTATCGAGCAAGCTATCGAGCGGGCCGGCACCAAGGCGGGCAACAAGGGCGCTGACGCCGCCATGGCCGCGCTGGAAATGATGAGCCTGATGGAGCAACTGGATCGTGGTTAA
- a CDS encoding bifunctional 3,4-dihydroxy-2-butanone-4-phosphate synthase/GTP cyclohydrolase II: MLSSIPEILDELRAGRQIILVDDEDRENEGDLVFAAEKVTPDHINFMARHGRGLICMPMTAEALERLELPPMTVKNRAPHNTAFHVSFEAASGISTGISASDRARSVAAASDPNATAADLVRPGHMFPLCAREGGVLVRAGQTEGSIDLMRLAGLQPASVICEIMNEDGTMARLPQLKLFAREHGLKICTIQELIRYRQAQEKLVHRAADTILPTEFGTFHLIVYETEIDDHEHLALVMGDVANADAPLVRVHSECLTGDIFHSLRCDCGDQLNKAMAIIAEAGCGVIVYMRQEGRGIGLVNKIRAYQLQDQGMDTVEANIHLGFDPDPREYGIGAQILTDLGVRRMRLLTNNPVKRAGLEGYGLEIAGRVPLEIPANKVNEKYLNTKREKMGHLLK, encoded by the coding sequence ATGCTCAGTTCCATACCCGAAATACTTGACGAGCTTCGCGCGGGACGCCAGATCATTCTGGTGGACGACGAAGATCGTGAAAACGAGGGCGACCTGGTTTTTGCGGCGGAGAAGGTAACGCCCGACCACATCAATTTCATGGCGCGTCACGGGCGCGGTCTTATTTGCATGCCCATGACGGCGGAGGCGCTGGAACGCCTTGAGTTGCCTCCCATGACGGTGAAGAACCGGGCGCCCCACAATACCGCCTTTCATGTTTCCTTCGAGGCCGCGTCGGGCATTTCCACCGGTATCAGCGCTTCGGATCGCGCCCGCAGCGTGGCTGCGGCCAGCGACCCCAACGCCACGGCGGCTGATCTGGTGCGTCCCGGCCATATGTTTCCCCTTTGCGCCCGGGAGGGCGGCGTTCTCGTCCGCGCTGGTCAGACGGAGGGTTCCATTGATTTGATGCGGCTTGCCGGCCTCCAGCCCGCCTCCGTCATCTGCGAGATAATGAATGAAGACGGCACGATGGCGCGCCTTCCCCAATTGAAGCTCTTCGCCCGGGAGCACGGCCTTAAGATCTGCACAATTCAGGAGCTGATCCGCTATCGTCAAGCCCAGGAGAAGCTGGTCCACCGCGCGGCCGACACCATTCTCCCAACCGAATTCGGCACGTTTCACCTGATTGTCTATGAGACGGAGATTGACGATCACGAGCACCTCGCGCTGGTTATGGGCGATGTGGCCAACGCCGACGCCCCCCTGGTCCGGGTTCACTCCGAATGCCTTACGGGCGACATATTCCATTCTCTGCGCTGCGACTGCGGTGACCAGTTGAACAAGGCCATGGCCATTATCGCCGAGGCCGGTTGCGGCGTGATCGTGTACATGCGCCAGGAGGGCCGGGGCATCGGCCTCGTGAACAAGATCAGGGCCTACCAGCTTCAGGATCAGGGGATGGACACGGTCGAAGCGAATATTCACCTGGGATTCGACCCCGATCCCCGTGAGTACGGCATCGGTGCTCAGATCCTGACCGACCTCGGGGTGCGCCGCATGCGCCTTCTCACGAATAACCCCGTGAAGCGCGCCGGCCTCGAAGGCTATGGCCTGGAGATTGCCGGCCGCGTGCCGCTGGAGATTCCGGCGAACAAGGTGAACGAAAAATATTTGAATACAAAGCGCGAAAAGATGGGCCATCTGTTAAAGTAG
- a CDS encoding riboflavin synthase — protein sequence MFTGIIEEIGKVASLRGPELVIQSSLVVQDLAEGDSIAVNGACLTAVAFDKKSFRVQVSPETFEKTTLGRLKAGDRVNLERAMTPSRRFGGHFVQGHVDGVGEVTGVDDQGEFQVWHFRAPRHVAQYLIPKGSVAVDGISLTVVNPVADVFSVAIIPATLAKTVLSTRAPGDPVNLEADMIGKHIFHFMQQGKKEPISVDFLKRHGFAQEA from the coding sequence GTGTTTACTGGAATCATAGAGGAAATTGGCAAGGTGGCCTCCCTGCGGGGTCCCGAGCTGGTCATTCAGTCGTCCCTGGTGGTGCAGGATCTTGCCGAGGGCGACAGCATCGCGGTCAATGGCGCCTGTCTCACGGCGGTGGCCTTCGATAAGAAGTCATTTCGCGTGCAGGTATCGCCGGAAACCTTCGAGAAAACTACCCTGGGCCGTCTCAAAGCCGGCGATAGGGTCAATCTGGAGCGGGCGATGACCCCGAGCCGTCGCTTCGGCGGCCATTTTGTCCAGGGGCATGTGGACGGCGTGGGGGAGGTAACGGGGGTGGACGATCAGGGGGAATTTCAGGTCTGGCATTTCCGCGCGCCCCGGCACGTGGCCCAGTACCTGATTCCGAAAGGTTCGGTGGCGGTTGACGGGATCAGCCTCACGGTCGTTAATCCTGTAGCGGATGTATTCAGCGTGGCGATTATTCCCGCCACCCTGGCGAAGACGGTACTGTCCACCCGCGCACCCGGGGACCCGGTGAACCTGGAGGCCGACATGATCGGCAAGCACATTTTTCATTTCATGCAGCAGGGCAAGAAGGAACCGATTTCGGTTGATTTCCTCAAGCGTCACGGTTTTGCCCAGGAGGCTTAA
- the ribD gene encoding bifunctional diaminohydroxyphosphoribosylaminopyrimidine deaminase/5-amino-6-(5-phosphoribosylamino)uracil reductase RibD, with amino-acid sequence MPSDSEYMQRALALAAKGLGRTSPNPMVGCVVVAGQEIVGEGFHEYAGGPHAEVNAFRDIPAERRKGLTVYVTLEPCAHHGKTPPCLDFLLREDLARVVVAMEDPNPLTRGRSIARLREAGVSVDVGCCEAEARRLNEVFIKYITTGRPFVIVKCGMTLDGKIASRTGHSRWITCEAARTRVHEIRSQVDGILVGSRTVMLDDPSLTCRLVNGFAKDPTRIILDAGEYLDSKRRIFQLNSEAPTWVAVSADHDYPEADDVIRLPKGNGGIDMAVLMDELGKRGITSLLIEGGGTTHASAFKAGIVDKVMFFVAPKILGGRDAVSPVEGEGFATIDEAIQLDHMTATPVGQDLLIEAYVRP; translated from the coding sequence ATGCCTTCTGATTCGGAATACATGCAGCGCGCCCTCGCCCTGGCGGCGAAGGGGCTCGGTCGTACGTCGCCGAATCCCATGGTGGGTTGTGTGGTGGTGGCGGGGCAGGAAATCGTCGGCGAAGGTTTCCACGAATATGCCGGGGGGCCCCATGCGGAGGTCAATGCGTTCCGGGACATACCCGCCGAGCGCCGGAAGGGGCTTACGGTCTATGTGACCCTGGAACCCTGTGCACACCACGGAAAAACCCCGCCGTGCCTGGATTTTTTGCTTCGGGAAGATCTGGCGCGGGTCGTGGTGGCGATGGAAGACCCGAACCCGCTGACCCGGGGCCGCAGCATTGCCCGACTTCGCGAGGCCGGTGTTTCAGTTGACGTGGGCTGTTGTGAGGCTGAAGCGCGCCGCCTGAATGAAGTCTTCATCAAATACATTACCACGGGACGTCCGTTTGTCATCGTGAAATGCGGCATGACTCTGGATGGGAAGATCGCTTCCCGCACCGGGCATTCCCGGTGGATCACCTGCGAGGCGGCCCGCACCCGTGTGCATGAAATCCGCAGCCAGGTGGACGGCATTCTTGTGGGCAGCCGCACCGTCATGCTGGACGATCCCAGCCTGACCTGTCGGCTGGTCAACGGCTTCGCCAAGGATCCGACCCGGATCATTCTCGACGCGGGGGAGTACCTCGACAGTAAAAGGCGCATATTCCAGTTGAACAGTGAGGCCCCCACCTGGGTGGCGGTCAGCGCGGACCACGATTATCCCGAGGCGGACGACGTCATCCGACTGCCGAAAGGCAACGGCGGTATCGACATGGCCGTTCTTATGGATGAACTGGGGAAGCGCGGCATTACGTCGCTTTTGATTGAGGGCGGCGGGACGACCCATGCCTCGGCCTTCAAGGCGGGCATTGTGGACAAGGTCATGTTCTTCGTTGCTCCCAAGATTCTGGGAGGGCGCGACGCCGTATCGCCGGTCGAGGGCGAGGGCTTCGCCACCATTGACGAGGCCATTCAACTGGACCACATGACCGCCACACCGGTCGGTCAGGACCTGTTGATAGAAGCCTACGTGCGGCCCTGA
- a CDS encoding phytanoyl-CoA dioxygenase family protein → MQEDFNRAGYIVAPHVLNPNALKRLTTLLEALELERADHNRQGKTFAMRDIFAEEPELLRFASAPPLLDLARLLAGHSARPTKATYFDKRPEANWSLPLHQDMTITVHAKVDIPGYTHWSIKAGVPHVQPPVRVLEGIVALRIHLDDCPAENGALEVVPGSHLQGRISAEELRMMHMEGRPVICPARAGDVLAMRPLLVHGSSKARVPKRRRVLHVEYATTELDAPLQWPLWSRLHAPS, encoded by the coding sequence ATGCAGGAAGATTTCAATCGCGCGGGCTACATCGTTGCGCCACACGTGCTCAACCCGAACGCTCTCAAACGACTCACAACACTCTTGGAAGCACTGGAACTTGAGCGGGCCGATCACAACCGCCAGGGAAAAACATTCGCCATGCGCGATATTTTTGCCGAGGAGCCCGAGCTGCTAAGATTCGCCTCCGCTCCTCCATTGCTGGACCTTGCCCGCTTGCTGGCGGGCCATAGTGCCCGCCCGACGAAGGCCACCTATTTCGATAAGCGCCCGGAGGCGAACTGGTCCCTGCCGCTGCATCAGGATATGACCATTACCGTCCATGCAAAGGTGGACATTCCCGGTTACACCCACTGGTCCATCAAGGCGGGCGTCCCCCATGTCCAGCCACCGGTGCGGGTTTTGGAGGGGATCGTGGCACTGCGGATCCACCTCGACGATTGCCCTGCGGAAAATGGCGCGCTGGAGGTGGTGCCCGGAAGTCATTTACAGGGTCGCATTTCGGCGGAAGAGCTGCGGATGATGCACATGGAAGGTCGGCCCGTGATCTGCCCCGCGCGAGCGGGTGATGTGCTCGCAATGCGTCCCTTGCTGGTTCACGGGTCGAGCAAGGCACGAGTACCGAAGCGGCGGCGCGTACTCCATGTGGAGTATGCCACTACGGAACTGGACGCCCCCCTGCAATGGCCGCTGTGGTCTCGCCTGCACGCGCCGTCGTAG